A region from the Nitrospinaceae bacterium genome encodes:
- a CDS encoding prepilin peptidase, translating into MEVIDFTGLVLAAAFGLCGGSFINSCAWRVPRGISIIMPRSMCPACGATLAPHELIPVLSYLFQKGACTRCGTKIGVGYPIIEIISGALAAVFFYAHGFSFPFFHAFSLSGVFLAVALVDLRHRIIPNAFVVVGLLSALTLAPQVAGINLEKSVLGALIGGGSFALIRLVYRWLRAREGMGAGDVKLSILIGAALGFEGWLRAVMLGSIGGVLAGLYLIRAGRAKTDSHLPYGTYLALAAITLQLWQVFA; encoded by the coding sequence ATGGAAGTTATCGACTTCACGGGCCTGGTATTGGCCGCAGCTTTTGGCCTATGCGGGGGAAGTTTTATCAATTCATGCGCATGGCGGGTGCCCCGAGGCATCTCGATCATCATGCCGCGATCAATGTGCCCGGCCTGTGGCGCGACGCTCGCACCGCACGAGCTAATCCCCGTTCTGAGCTACCTCTTTCAAAAAGGAGCCTGCACTCGCTGTGGTACAAAGATTGGCGTGGGATATCCAATCATTGAAATCATCTCAGGGGCACTCGCCGCCGTTTTTTTTTATGCCCATGGGTTCTCATTTCCATTTTTTCACGCCTTTTCTCTCAGTGGTGTTTTTCTTGCTGTGGCCCTGGTGGATTTACGACACAGGATAATACCTAACGCATTTGTAGTAGTGGGGCTGCTCTCGGCTCTTACCCTCGCACCTCAAGTGGCGGGGATTAATCTTGAGAAATCAGTCCTGGGGGCGCTCATTGGTGGCGGCTCGTTTGCCCTCATTCGTCTGGTATACAGATGGCTTCGAGCTAGGGAAGGAATGGGGGCAGGCGACGTGAAGCTCTCAATTCTAATAGGAGCGGCTCTAGGTTTTGAGGGCTGGCTTCGAGCCGTCATGCTCGGTTCCATTGGCGGGGTCCTGGCGGGGCTCTACCTCATTCGGGCGGGCCGGGCGAAGACGGAT